The Prunus persica cultivar Lovell chromosome G8, Prunus_persica_NCBIv2, whole genome shotgun sequence genome includes a region encoding these proteins:
- the LOC109950849 gene encoding uncharacterized protein LOC109950849 → MEVCVIAKCTYKSETIMFSVSSDSSMVDILKTLCLRFRGLQLGCFTLRYSVPSYPSCFLETDSDLDLMRTFLLISNEKTVDILVKDLCGSSEYSGDFCVNKELIACEKGESSCSSTVEDRNEFLGRSKRASAKPLLSNEWETYIHHVGQKFDGGAEEFRLKLCKYALEVGFNFLYAGNDKKRVVAVCSNKKLEGCSWRVYSSRCEATGSFVIRTLNNVHTCAGRIRKSKSKMMRSRVVSSLIVDRIRAKPELKPVEIIYEFKDYYGIDISYYHAWFGKELAKLDVHAGINRFRRFFVSFGGCIAGFQYCIPLLFIDATFLKSKYKGQLFCASGKNGNQGFYPLAFGVVDSETEENSTWFLQHLASILLPMGRVNLISKYPKSVYGKLLQDRVINLFSRCAYAVTEEEFKVAMEELVIVGSSKVKTFISDLSRDHYANAFFKGMCYGEMANSLAESFNNWVGVFRDLPVLPLIEGIRQKLMVLNSQRRIEAEKWTTVLCPEMETRLCENAEAGRTWAVRRSNCTVFEVFAYYSVMVDLEQRTCSCRLWQIDGFPCTHAVAAILAKRDSVYDYVECYYKTDFFRKAYESPIFPIPDIGKGLGSNGSAAGVVLPPITKRPAGRPPTKRIKVFGEFKRPLKCSRCSVAGHNRKTCKAII, encoded by the exons ATGGAGGTGTGTGTCATTGCCAAGTGCACATATAAGTCGGAAACCATcatgttttcagtttcatcaGACTCATCcatggttgatattttgaagactttgtgtctgaggtttaggggtttgcaGTTGGGTTGTTTCACATTACGGTATTCGGTGCCCAGTTATCCGAGTTGTTTTCTAGAAACGGATAGCGATTTGGACTTGATGAggacatttttgttgatatcaAATGAGAAGACTGTTGATATTTTAGTGAAGGATTTATGCGGGAGCAGTGAATATAGTGGTgatttttgtgtaaataaGGAGTTGATAGCATGTGAAAAGGGCGAGTCGTCGTGTTCTAGTACTGTCGAAGACAGAAATGAGTTTTTGGGCAGGTCGAAGAGAGCAAGTGCTAAGCCTTTGTTGTCGAATGAGTGGGAGACATACATACATCATGTGGGGCAGAAGTTTGACGGTGGTGCAGAGGAGTTCCGGTTGAAATTGTGCAAGTACGCTCTTGAAGtaggatttaattttttatatgccGGGAATGACAAGAAGCGGGTGGTTGCTGTTTGTTCGAATAAGAAATTGGAGGGTTGCAGTTGGCGTGTTTATTCTTCTCGTTGTGAAGCTactggcagttttgtaattcggACGTTAAATAATGTTCATACATGTGCGGGTCGGATACGGAAATCAAAGAGTAAGATGATGAGGTCTCGTGTGGTGTCCTCCCTCATTGTGGACAGAATTCGTGCAAAACCAGAGCTGAAGCCAGTTGAGATTATATACGAGTTCAAAGATTATTATGGTATAGACATTTCATACTACCACGCATGGTTTGGCAAAGAGTTAGCTAAATTGGACGTTCACG CTGGAATTAATCGCTTTcgacggttttttgtgtcttttggCGGTTGCATTGCTGGATTTCAATATTGCATACCCTTATTGTTCATTGATGCTACGTTTTTGAAGAGCAAGTACAAGGGGCAACTTTTCTGTGCTTCGGGAAAGAATGGAAATCAAG ggttTTATCCTCTAGCTTTTGGAGTTGTTGATTCTGAGACAGAGGAGAATTCGACTtggtttcttcaacatttggcTTCTATATTGCTACCGATGGGGAGAGTG AATTTGATATCAAAGTACCCGAAGTCAGTTTATGGGAAACTGCTCCAAGACCgtgttatcaatttatttagtagATGCGCATATGCTGTTACGGAGGAAGAGTTTAAGGTAGCAATGGAGGAGTTGGTGATTGTTGGGAGTTCGAAAGTGAAGACATTTATATCTGATTTGTCTAGAGATCACTATGCCAACGCATTTTTCAAAGGAATGTGTTATGGGGAGATGGCAAACAGTTTAGCGGAGTCCTTTAATAATTGGGTTGGTGTGTTTCGAGATTTGCCGGTGCTACCTTTGATAGAAGGGATTCGACAGAAATTGATGGTATTGAATTCTCAACGACGAATTGAAGCGGAGAAGTGGACAACAGTTTTGTGTCCGGAGATGGAGACTAGACTCTGTGAAAATGCGGAGGCCGGTAGGACTTGGGCAGTTCGTCGTTCTAATTGCACTGTTTTTGAAGTATTTGCTTATTATTCTGTGATGGTTGATCTCGAGCAAAGGACTTGTTCTTGCCGTCTTTGGCAAATTGACGGTTTTCCTTGCACACATGCGGTGGCTGCAATCCTAGCAAAGAGAGATTCAGTTTATGATTACGTGGAGTGTTACTACAAAACTGACTTCTTTCGAAAAGCCTATGAGAGTCCTATTTTTCCTATTCCAGATATTGGGAAAGGATTGGGCAGCAATGGTTCTGCAGCTGGAGTTGTGCTTCCGCCAATTACAAAGAGGCCAGCCGGAAGACCACCAACAAAGaggatcaaagtttttggtgaatttaaaaGGCCATTGAAATGCAGTCGGTGCAGTGTTGCTGGGCACAATAGGAAGACTTGTAAGGCTATTATATGA